A region from the Mustela erminea isolate mMusErm1 chromosome 10, mMusErm1.Pri, whole genome shotgun sequence genome encodes:
- the DFFB gene encoding DNA fragmentation factor subunit beta isoform X2, with amino-acid sequence MSAASRKPKTFKLRALHGPQKFGVAGSSCQDVLRKGCLLLQLPVAGSRLCLYEDGAELTADDFWSVPDGSELVLLTAGQTWQGYVSDLRRLLSAFHKPQEGLIQAARQLLSDEQAPLRQKLLADLLHTVSENIAAETRAEDPPWFEGLESRFRTKSGYLRYSCESRIRSYLREVSSYASVVSVEAQEEYSRIVAVMGRELRAAQYHGTYFDRGAKAGRRLCTPEGWFCCQGPFDVDACASKHSINPYGNRESRVLFSTWNLDHICCCGGSLGSELEKGRARSLVGTPRRASAASRTLTGCACSSGACVFRCRAVPAFPGWKACVV; translated from the exons ATGTCTGCGGCGTCCCGGAAGCCCAAGACGTTCAAGCTGCGCGCCCTGCACGGCCCCCAGAAGTTCGGGGTGGCGGGGAGCAGCTGCCAGGACGTGCTGCGGAAGGGCTGCCTCCTCCTGCAG CTCCCTGTCGCCGGCTCCCGCCTGTGCCTGTACGAAGACGGCGCGGAGCTGACCGCTGATGACTTCTGGAGCGTCCCCGACGGCTCGGAGCTGGTGCTTCTCACCGCGGGCCAGACCTGGCAAGGCT ACGTGAGTGATCTCCGTCGCCTCCTCAGCGCCTTCCACAAGCCGCAGGAGGGGCTGATCCAGGCCGCGCGGCAGCTGCTGTCGGACGAGCAGGCCCCGCTGCGGCAGAAGCTGCTGGCCGACCTTCTGCACACCGTCAGCGAGAACATCGCGGCCGAGACCAGGGCCGAGGACCCGCCGTGGTTCGAAG GTTTGGAGTCTCGGTTCAGGACTAAGTCTGGGTACCTGAGGTACAGCTGTGAGAGCCGGATCCGGAGCTACCTGAGAGAG GTGAGCTCTTACGCCTCTGTGGTCAGCGTGGAGGCCCAGGAGGAGTACTCCCGCATCGTGGCCGTCATGGGCCGGGAGCTCAGGGCGGCGCAGTACCACGGCACCTACTTCGACAGAGGCGCCAAGGCCGGTCGGCGGCTCTGCACACCAGAGGGCTGGTTCTGCTGCCAG GGCCCTTTCGACGTGGACGCCTGTGCATCCAAACACTCCATCAATCCCTACGGTAACAGGGAGAGCCGTGTCCTCTTCAGCACGTGGAACCTGGACCACAT CTGTTGCTGCGGCGGGTCCCTGGGGTCTGAGTTGGAGAAGGGACGAGCGCGGTCCCTCGTGGGGACACCACGCCGCGCCTCCGCAGCCTCCCGGACCCTCACAGGATGCGCCTGTAGCTCGGGGGCGTGTGTCTTCCGGTGCAGAGCGGTGCCCGCGTTCCCGGGCTGGAAGGCGTGTGTGGTCTGA
- the DFFB gene encoding DNA fragmentation factor subunit beta isoform X4, with product MSAASRKPKTFKLRALHGPQKFGVAGSSCQDVLRKGCLLLQLPVAGSRLCLYEDGAELTADDFWSVPDGSELVLLTAGQTWQGYVSDLRRLLSAFHKPQEGLIQAARQLLSDEQAPLRQKLLADLLHTVSENIAAETRAEDPPWFEGLESRFRTKSGYLRYSCESRIRSYLREVSSYASVVSVEAQEEYSRIVAVMGRELRAAQYHGTYFDRGAKAGRRLCTPEGWFCCQGPFDVDACASKHSINPYGNRESRVLFSTWNLDHIAFSGSETTEY from the exons ATGTCTGCGGCGTCCCGGAAGCCCAAGACGTTCAAGCTGCGCGCCCTGCACGGCCCCCAGAAGTTCGGGGTGGCGGGGAGCAGCTGCCAGGACGTGCTGCGGAAGGGCTGCCTCCTCCTGCAG CTCCCTGTCGCCGGCTCCCGCCTGTGCCTGTACGAAGACGGCGCGGAGCTGACCGCTGATGACTTCTGGAGCGTCCCCGACGGCTCGGAGCTGGTGCTTCTCACCGCGGGCCAGACCTGGCAAGGCT ACGTGAGTGATCTCCGTCGCCTCCTCAGCGCCTTCCACAAGCCGCAGGAGGGGCTGATCCAGGCCGCGCGGCAGCTGCTGTCGGACGAGCAGGCCCCGCTGCGGCAGAAGCTGCTGGCCGACCTTCTGCACACCGTCAGCGAGAACATCGCGGCCGAGACCAGGGCCGAGGACCCGCCGTGGTTCGAAG GTTTGGAGTCTCGGTTCAGGACTAAGTCTGGGTACCTGAGGTACAGCTGTGAGAGCCGGATCCGGAGCTACCTGAGAGAG GTGAGCTCTTACGCCTCTGTGGTCAGCGTGGAGGCCCAGGAGGAGTACTCCCGCATCGTGGCCGTCATGGGCCGGGAGCTCAGGGCGGCGCAGTACCACGGCACCTACTTCGACAGAGGCGCCAAGGCCGGTCGGCGGCTCTGCACACCAGAGGGCTGGTTCTGCTGCCAG GGCCCTTTCGACGTGGACGCCTGTGCATCCAAACACTCCATCAATCCCTACGGTAACAGGGAGAGCCGTGTCCTCTTCAGCACGTGGAACCTGGACCACAT
- the CEP104 gene encoding centrosomal protein of 104 kDa isoform X4, with amino-acid sequence MPHKIGFVVVSSSGHEDGFSARELMIHAPTVSGWRSPRFCQFPQEIVLQMVERCRIRKLQLLAHQYMIASKVEFYVSESLPEYFVPYQAERFRRLGYVSLCDNEKTGCKARELKSVYVDAVGQFLKLIFHENHVNKYNVYNQVALVAVNIIGDPADFGDESNITSREKLIDHYLGHNSEDPALEGTCTGKSDYISPLDDLAFDMYQDPEVAQIIRKFDERKREAVQKERYDYAKKLKQAIADLQKVGERLGRFEVEKRCAVEREDYDLAKEKKLQMERFRSRVYEQLRRHSLVDAEPMRRASDLPLHPLAHSTGPRHPQPVPSLPQEESAPESQFAEPCLQDKPPAHPRGPSQHSAVDLSPPAADPHLKTHLPSMPYDERPLPASRKQPAAAALEPEKSDTDISEAPRGGAAGEPEPLTEKALREAGPAVDVLGESLVAGAYSRTWSYREDALLALYKRLMETPTGAPKEELKSTLRASVFLVRRALRDIVTPVFQASLKLLKMMIMQYIPKHKLSKLETAHCVERTIPVLLTRTGDSSARLRVVASNFIQEMALFKEVKALQIIPSHLVQPLKANTSNHLAMSRVGLLARLLKDLGTGSSGFSIDNVMKFSVSALEHRVYEVREAAVRVILDMYKQHRALILDYLPPDDTTTRKNVLYKTIFEGFAKIDGRPTDAEIRAQKKAATEEAEKRKKDEIKALQGQLAALKDAEVDTQGKGAPPVEADSQDTPGGKAAPPPAAEGPDNHYLENLCIFCGERSEAFTEEGLDLHYWKHCLMLTRCGYCKQSHHRPDS; translated from the exons ATGCCTCACAAGATTGGCTTCGTTGTCGTCAGCTCCTCTGGACATGAAGACGGCTTCAGCGCCCGGGAACTAATGATCCACGCGCCAACCGTCAGCGGGTGGAGGTCACCGAg GTTTTGCCAGTTTCCACAAGAAATCGTTCTTCAGATGGTGGAGAGGTGTCGGATCAGGAAGCTGCAGCTGCTGGCCCACCAGTACATGATCGCGAGCAAGGTGGAGTTCTACGTCAGCGAGAGCCTGCCCGAGTACTTCGTGCCCTACCAGGCCGAGCGGTTCCGGAGACTCGG CTACGTCTCTCTCTGCGACAACGAGAAGACGGGCTGCAAAGCCCGGGAGCTGAAGTCCGTCTACGTGGATGCGGTGGGACAGTTCCTGAAGCTGATTTTTCACGAGAACCACGTCAACAAGTACAACGTATACAACCAG GTCGCTCTGGTTGCAGTGAATATCATCGGAGACCCTGCGGACTTTGGTGATGAAAGCAACATT ACCTCTAGAGAGAAGCTGATTGACCATTACCTGGGGCACAACAGCGAGGATCCAGCTCTGGAAGGAACTTGTACTGG gaaatCTGACTATATTTCTCCACTCGACGACTTAGCTTTTGACATGTACCAAGATCCAGAAGTAGCCCAGATCATCCGGAAATTCGATGAGAGGAAACGTGAAGCTGTCCAGAAGGAGCGCTACGACTACGCCAAGAAGCTAAAACAAGCTATTGCTGATTTGCAAAAG GTCGGGGAGCGGCTCGGGCGGTTCGAGGTGGAGAAGCGCTGCGCGGTGGAGAGAGAGGACTACGACCTGGCCAAGGAGAAGAAGCTGCAGATGGAGCGTTTCCGCAGCCGGGTGTACGAGCAGCTGCGGCGGCACAGCCTCGTGGACGCCGAGCCG ATGCGGAGGGCTTCTgacctgcccctccaccccctggcTCACTCCACCGGTCCCCGCCACCCACAGCCAGTGCCGTCTCTACCGCAAGAAGAAAGTGCGCCAGAAAGCCAGTTTGCAGAGCCTTGCCTTCAGGACAAGCCTCCAGCGCATCCCCGGGGCCCTTCTCAGCACTCTGCAGTGGACCTCTCACCGCCCGCCGCAGACCCCCATCTCAAGACCCAC CTCCCGTCTATGCCCTACGACGAGCGGCCCCTTCCTGCCTCGCGGAAGCAGCCGGCAGCGGCCGCCCTGGAACCTGAAAAGAGTGACACTGATATCAGCGAGGCTCCCAGAGGAGGAGCCGCTGGAGAGCCGGAGCCCTTGACCGAGAAGGCCCTGCGGGAGGCCGGCCCCGCCGTGGATGTGCTGGGAGAAAGCCTG GTCGCAGGGGCCTACTCCAGGACGTGGTCCTACCGGGAGGACGCGTTGCTCGCCCTGTACAAGCGGCTGATGGAGACGCCCACCGGGGCCCCGAAGGAAGAGCTGAAGAGCACACTGCGCGCCTCGGTCTTCCTTGTGAGAAGGGCCCTCAGGGACATAGTGACCCCG gtttttcaGGCTTCTTTAAAATTGTTGAAAATGATGATTATGCAGTACATTCCTAAACACAAACTGAGTAAGCTTGAGACCGCTCACTGTGTGGAAAGAACCATCCCCGTCCTGCTCACCAGGACTGGAGACTCTTCTGCTCGCCTCCGAGTCGTCGCCTCGAATTTTATTCAG GAAATGGCTTTGTTCAAGGAAGTCAAGGCTCTCCAAATTATCCCGTCGCACTTGGTGCAGCCGTTAAAAGCCAACACTTCGAACCATCTGGCCATGAGCCGGGTAGGCCTCCTGGCCCGGCTTCTGAAAGACCTGGGCACCGGCAGCTCGGGCTTCTCCATCGACAACGTGATGAAG TTTTCAGTGAGCGCCCTGGAGCACAGAGTGTATGAGGTCCGGGAGGCCGCGGTTCGAGTCATTTTGGACATGTATAAGCAGCACCGGGCTCTTATTCTGGACTACCTCCCTCCAGACGACACCACCACGCGCAAGAATGTTCTCTATAAAACAATTTTTGAGGGATTTGCTAAAATCGATGGCAGACCTACAGATGCTGAAATTAGG GCACAGAAGAAAGCAGCTACAGAAGAAGCTGAAAAACGAAAGAAAGACGAGATCAAAGCTCTGCAAGGGCAGTTGGCCGCACTCAAGGACGCCGAGGTCGACACCCAG